A genome region from Dickeya chrysanthemi NCPPB 402 includes the following:
- the nagE gene encoding N-acetylglucosamine-specific PTS transporter subunit IIBC yields the protein MSIFGYLQKVGRALMVPVATLPAAAILMGVGYWIDPVGWGSESALAALLIKSGAAIIEHMAVLFAVGVAYGMSKDKDGAAALSGFVGYLVLTTLCSPAAVSMIQHIPLAEVPKAFGKIENQFIGILVGVISAELYNRYSQVELPKALSFFNGRRLVPILVSVLMIAVAFVLMYVWPVIYNALVSFGEHIQQLGSVGAGIYAFFNRLLIPVGLHHALNSVFWFDVAGINDIPNFLSGQQAIDAGKAIPGITGRYQAGFFPIMMFGLPGAALAIYHCARPENRSRVAGIMVAAAFAAFFTGITEPLEFSFMFVAPVLYVLHAVLTGISVFIAASMHWIAGFGFSAGLVDLVLSTRNPLATNWYMLLLQGAAFFVIYYVVFRFAITRFNLMTPGREAAVAQASSENAAASQGNSQSVARGYLQAIGGKDNLTGIDACITRLRLSVKDSALVDEPAARKLGAAGVIRLNKQSVQIVVGTQAENIAAALRDVSQE from the coding sequence GTGAGTATATTCGGTTATTTACAAAAAGTAGGCCGTGCGCTGATGGTGCCGGTCGCGACGTTGCCCGCAGCCGCCATCCTGATGGGCGTCGGGTATTGGATAGATCCCGTCGGTTGGGGCAGTGAAAGTGCGCTGGCGGCATTGCTGATCAAGTCAGGCGCGGCGATTATCGAGCATATGGCGGTGTTATTTGCGGTCGGCGTCGCCTACGGTATGTCGAAAGATAAAGACGGCGCGGCGGCATTGTCCGGCTTTGTCGGTTATCTGGTGCTGACTACGCTGTGTTCGCCCGCAGCGGTTTCCATGATTCAGCACATCCCGCTGGCGGAGGTGCCGAAGGCATTCGGTAAAATTGAAAACCAGTTCATCGGTATTCTGGTCGGCGTGATTTCCGCCGAGCTGTATAACCGCTACAGTCAGGTTGAGTTACCTAAAGCACTCTCTTTTTTCAATGGTCGCCGTCTGGTGCCGATTCTGGTGTCTGTGCTGATGATTGCGGTGGCGTTTGTGCTGATGTACGTCTGGCCGGTGATTTATAACGCGCTGGTTTCCTTTGGCGAACACATTCAGCAACTGGGGTCGGTCGGCGCCGGTATCTATGCCTTCTTCAACCGCCTGCTGATTCCTGTTGGATTACATCATGCGCTGAACTCGGTGTTCTGGTTTGATGTGGCCGGCATTAACGATATTCCTAATTTCCTGAGCGGGCAGCAGGCGATTGATGCCGGTAAAGCGATTCCTGGTATTACCGGGCGTTATCAGGCGGGTTTCTTCCCGATTATGATGTTTGGCTTGCCGGGCGCGGCGCTGGCGATTTATCACTGTGCGCGTCCTGAAAATCGCAGTCGGGTGGCGGGTATTATGGTGGCGGCGGCGTTTGCAGCCTTTTTCACCGGCATTACCGAACCGCTGGAATTCTCCTTCATGTTTGTGGCGCCGGTGCTGTATGTACTGCATGCCGTGTTGACCGGCATTTCGGTATTCATCGCCGCCAGCATGCACTGGATTGCCGGTTTTGGTTTCAGCGCCGGTTTGGTGGACCTGGTGCTGTCTACACGTAACCCGCTGGCGACGAATTGGTATATGTTGCTGCTTCAGGGCGCAGCTTTCTTCGTCATCTATTATGTGGTGTTCCGCTTTGCCATCACCCGTTTTAACCTGATGACGCCGGGACGCGAAGCCGCTGTAGCGCAAGCCTCATCAGAAAACGCGGCTGCGTCTCAAGGTAATAGTCAGTCGGTGGCGAGAGGCTATCTGCAGGCTATCGGCGGCAAGGATAATCTGACCGGGATTGATGCCTGTATTACCCGTTTGCGCCTGAGCGTGAAGGACTCCGCTCTGGTAGATGAACCGGCTGCACGTAAGCTGGGGGCGGCAGGGGTGATTCGTCTCAACAAACAAAGCGTGCAGATTGTAGTCGGCACTCAGGCAGAAAATATCGCGGCGGCGTTGCGAGACGTTTCGCAGGAATAA
- the nagB gene encoding glucosamine-6-phosphate deaminase: protein MRLIPLTTPADVGKWAARYIAERINAFNPTAERPFVLGLPTGSSPLEAYKSLIALYNAGQVSFKHVVTFNMDEYVGLPADHPESYRTFMYQNFFNHVDIPEGNINLLNGNAEDITVECQRYEEKIKSYGKIHLFMGGVGNDGHIAFNEPASSLVSRTRIKTLTEETRIANSRFFGGDVGQVPKYALTVGVGTLLDAEEVMILVSGRHKALALQAAVEGNVNHMWTISCLQLHAKALMVCDEPSTMELKVKTVKYFRELEAENLKNL from the coding sequence ATGAGACTGATCCCATTAACGACCCCGGCCGACGTTGGCAAATGGGCCGCCCGTTATATTGCCGAGCGCATCAATGCGTTTAACCCGACGGCGGAGCGCCCGTTCGTGCTCGGTCTGCCGACCGGCAGCTCGCCGCTGGAGGCCTATAAATCACTGATTGCGCTATACAACGCCGGCCAGGTCAGTTTCAAACATGTCGTTACTTTCAATATGGACGAATACGTCGGCCTGCCGGCGGACCATCCGGAAAGTTACCGGACCTTCATGTACCAGAATTTTTTCAACCACGTTGATATTCCGGAAGGAAACATTAACCTGTTGAACGGCAACGCAGAAGATATCACTGTCGAATGTCAGCGTTATGAAGAAAAAATCAAGTCTTACGGTAAGATTCACCTCTTTATGGGCGGCGTCGGCAATGACGGTCACATCGCTTTTAATGAACCTGCATCCTCTTTGGTATCCCGCACGCGTATCAAAACGTTGACGGAAGAAACACGTATCGCCAATTCCCGTTTCTTTGGCGGCGATGTCGGTCAGGTACCTAAATATGCGCTGACCGTGGGCGTCGGTACGCTGCTGGATGCAGAAGAAGTGATGATTCTGGTCAGCGGCCGCCATAAAGCACTGGCGCTTCAGGCCGCAGTGGAAGGCAACGTGAACCACATGTGGACGATCAGTTGCCTACAGTTGCACGCCAAGGCGCTGATGGTGTGCGACGAACCTTCCACCATGGAATT